The sequence CGTGGACGACAAGGTAAGGCCGGCGAAGATAAGCATCGGGATCATTTCGGAGGTTTCCGGCGCCAACTTCCGCTCCAAAACTGAGGCGGGGAGGCTGGGCTTCTCCTTCTCCTCCAAGGGGAGCAGATACGTCGTTGTGGTCGAGTGATGACAGCTGGTTGGTAAGGGAATTGCGAGCGGATGCACCTTCGGAAGTTCACGGTTGAGACGTCGACTCACGTCCGGCAAAATTAAACAGATCGTTGTTTGAAATTCGGGGGCTTTCCCTCAAGGGATTTCTTCCACTTGTATCTTGGAGCTGCAGCGATTTCGATGTAAGCGGATTCGGACATATACCTTTATATCAATTTTCTTATTTTCACGGAGGAGTTAATGGAGAAGATTCAATTTCCGAAGGGATTTCTGTGGGGCGGGGCGACCGCCTCCCACCAGGTGGAGGGCGGAAACGTCAACAATGACTGGTTCATAATGGAACAGCAGCCGGGAAAGATCATAGACGGGAGCGTATCCGGCGACGCCTGTGACCACTATAACCGCTACCCCGAGGATTTCAAGCTTTTAAGCAAGCTCAACCACAATACCCACAGGTTCTCGGTCGAGTGGAGCCGGGTGGAACCTGCAAAGGATTACTTCTCCCAAGTCGAGATAGACCACTACAAGAAGGTCATAAAGTGCCTCAAGGATTTGAAGATCGAGCCTATGGTCACCCTCCACCACTTCACAACACCCGTCTGGCTGGCCAAGCTCGGCGGGTGGAAGAATCCCGAGGTGATTGAGCGCTTCGAGAAGTTCGCAAGGGTGATGGCCGAGTCCTTTGGAAAGGACGTAAAGCTCTGGCTCCCGATAAACGAGCCGATGGTCTACACCGTTTTATCGTATATGGACGGGGAGTACGCCCCTGCGGAGAAAAGATTTTTCAAGGCGTTCAAGGTCCTATATAACATGATAAAGGCGCACGCGGTCTCATACGGCGCCATCAAGGATATAATCCCAAATGCCCAAGTGGGATTCAACAGGCATATGAGGGTCTTCGATCCCTTGAGGGAAAACAACCCCCGGGATGTTTGGGTCGCAAAAAATCAAGACAAGAACTTCAACCTTGACAGCCTCGAAGTTCTCTATACGGGGGAGTCGTCGGGATTGATAAAGGTGCCTAAAAAGGACAGGGAGCTTATCCGGGAGAAGTTCGACTTCATGAGCCTCAACTACTACGCCAGGGACAGCATCAAGTTCGATCTCTTCTCCCCGGGAAGGCTCTTCGGCAAGGCCGTTTTCCCGGAAGGGGCGGAGGCCTCCCACGAAGGGGCGACGGGGGACAGGCCGGAGGGGGAGGTCTATCCCCACGGCATCTACAGGCTCCTGAAGCTCCTCTCAAAATACGGGAAGCCCCTGTACGTCACCGAAAACGGGATAGGCACCGACGACGACAAGAAGAGGATCAGGTACGTCGTCCGGCACATAGCCGAGGTGGGAAAGGCGATAAAGGACGACATGGATGTGAGGGGATACTACCACTGGTCGACTCTCGACAACTTCGAGTGGGCGGAAGGGTACACCATGCGTTTCGGGATGATCCACGTCGACTTCAAGACCCAGAAGCGGACTGTAAAGGAATCGGCTAATGTCTTTTCGGACATTGCAAAGAAGAACTGCATCGACGAAGCCCTCCTTAAAAAATACGGGGTGACCCTATAGAAAAAAACTTTAATATAACGGCCAAGAGGATCTACTTCATCATTGCGTTCCTTCTTTTGATAATCGTCCTGGGAACGCTCGGCTATGTGGCGATAGAGGGGTGGGGATTCTTAGACGCCCTCTACATGACCGTAATCACGCTGACCACGACCGGCTACAGCGAGGTGCACCCTTTAGGGACCGGCGGCCGCATCTTTACGATAGTCGTTTTGACGTCCGGTTTTTTCGCGACCGTCGTGGCCGTGGGCGCGCTGACGCATTTTCTCATAGAGAGTCGGATCATTGAAATATTTGGGAGGAGAAGGATGGCCAAGGAGATAGAGGCCCTTAAAGACCACTACATCATATGCGGGTACGGCAGGATTGGGAAGGTTATTGCCGGGGAGCTGGCGTCAAACAACGTTCCGTTCGTCGTGGTCGACCAATCCTACGAAAAGGTCGAGGAGATTATTTCGGACGACTATATAGCCCTTTTGGGAAACTCCGTGGATGAGAACGTGCTTGTGAGCGCCGGCATCATGAGGGCGAAGGGGCTAATAGCCTGCGTGAGCACTCCGGCCGACAACGTCTACATAACCCTGACGGCAAGGGACTTGAAACCGGACATCTTCGTCATGGGGCGTGCCAACGACGACACCTCGGAGAAGAGACTGGTATCCGCCGGAGCGGACAAGGTCGTCTCTCCCTACTCCATCGGCGGCAGGCGGATGGCAAACATCATCCTTAAACCCGCCGTCGTGGAGTTCATCGACATCGCCGTGGGGAGAAAAGACCTGATGCTCGCCATCGAAGAGGTAACGGTATCTCCAGGATCTTCCCTCATAGATAAAACGATAATTGACTCCGAGATAAAAAAGAGCTACGGAGTTATAGTGGTTGCCATCCTCAAAAAGGGGAGGAAGATGATCTTCAACCCAGAGACAACCTCCAAGATCGAGGAGGGTGACGTGCTTGTAGCCCTGGGCGAATACGAGAACCTGAAGGCGTTGGCCCGGGCCTGTTTAGCAAAAGGACAAAAAAAATGAAAAGCAGAACGGGTCTTGTAATTGGAATCGCCATCTCGATTCTGATCATCCTCCTTGGGAGATTCGGCATCGGATTCATAGATTCCGTCGAGAGCAAGATACTCGATTTCCGGTTCCTTGCAAGGGGCAAGATCGACCCAGGGGGGCAGGTAATAGTAATCGCCATCGACGAGAAGACACTGGACGAACTGGGGAGATGGCCCTTTCCGAGGAGCTATTTTGTCGACGTAATCAGAAATCTCAACAAGAACGGGGTCAAGGTGCTCGGATTCGACATGATCTTCAGCGAGCCCGATATATATTCGGGGATAACCACCATCGACTATATCCAGAAGGAGGTCAAAAAGGACGAGCTTAACGACTCCAAGCTGAACAGCATCCTCTCAAACGCAAGGGACAAGCTCGACAACGACCGTCACCTCTCGATGGAGATGAAAAATACGCCGGAGGCTATCCTTGGATATTTCTTCCACTCAAAACGAGATGCAATCGCCCACCTCACCGATGAAGATATTGAGAGGAACATAAGGAGTCTCGAAAAATCGAGGTTCAGGCTTATCCACTACGACTCGGAGGTGGCGAAAAAGACCCCCTTCAGGCAGGGGCTCTCCCCGGAGCCGAACATCCCTGCCATATCGGAGGCCGCCGACGGATTCGGCTACTTCAACGTCTTTCCGGACGGCGACGGAACTATAAGGTGGTCGCCCCTGACGATGAAGTGCGGGGATATTTTTTATCCCTCCCTGGCCCTCGAAATGGCAAGGGCCTACCTTGAAGCCCCGGCCCCTGAGATATATATATCCGAGGACGGTGCATACAAGATCGTCCTGGGAGACATAGAGATCCCCACCGACTCCAGGGGGGAGCTGCTGATCAACTAC comes from Candidatus Zymogenus saltonus and encodes:
- a CDS encoding glycoside hydrolase family 1 protein; the protein is MEKIQFPKGFLWGGATASHQVEGGNVNNDWFIMEQQPGKIIDGSVSGDACDHYNRYPEDFKLLSKLNHNTHRFSVEWSRVEPAKDYFSQVEIDHYKKVIKCLKDLKIEPMVTLHHFTTPVWLAKLGGWKNPEVIERFEKFARVMAESFGKDVKLWLPINEPMVYTVLSYMDGEYAPAEKRFFKAFKVLYNMIKAHAVSYGAIKDIIPNAQVGFNRHMRVFDPLRENNPRDVWVAKNQDKNFNLDSLEVLYTGESSGLIKVPKKDRELIREKFDFMSLNYYARDSIKFDLFSPGRLFGKAVFPEGAEASHEGATGDRPEGEVYPHGIYRLLKLLSKYGKPLYVTENGIGTDDDKKRIRYVVRHIAEVGKAIKDDMDVRGYYHWSTLDNFEWAEGYTMRFGMIHVDFKTQKRTVKESANVFSDIAKKNCIDEALLKKYGVTL
- a CDS encoding potassium channel protein; its protein translation is MIIVLGTLGYVAIEGWGFLDALYMTVITLTTTGYSEVHPLGTGGRIFTIVVLTSGFFATVVAVGALTHFLIESRIIEIFGRRRMAKEIEALKDHYIICGYGRIGKVIAGELASNNVPFVVVDQSYEKVEEIISDDYIALLGNSVDENVLVSAGIMRAKGLIACVSTPADNVYITLTARDLKPDIFVMGRANDDTSEKRLVSAGADKVVSPYSIGGRRMANIILKPAVVEFIDIAVGRKDLMLAIEEVTVSPGSSLIDKTIIDSEIKKSYGVIVVAILKKGRKMIFNPETTSKIEEGDVLVALGEYENLKALARACLAKGQKK